Genomic segment of Aulosira sp. FACHB-615:
GGGCTGCTGGTAATTGGAACTATAGCATTAATTCTGGGATTTGGTTGAATTTAAATTCTAGTAATGCTTTTAATATTACCAATGAACTTGGAACTTCCGAGCCAACGTTAGGTTTCTATACTAATGGCTTATTAAACTATATTGATACTCATATAGAATTAAATTCTGCTGGGCAAACTCAAGCTATTACTAGCCATATTCCTGCATTACGGTTTCATTGGAATAGTGGCAGCAATTATCAAAATCCTGCTTATATTAATTTGAGTTATTCTTGGATTCGCCAAGATAAAAATAGAAATAACTATTCATTGACTACGGGAATGATATTTTATGATGAAACTCGTCGTCTAAGACAATCAGGATTTTTTCAAGGTGCATGGGAATTTAGTACAGGAGTAGAGTTGAAAACTATGGTAGAAATCAGTGAAAATTTTTTCTACACTTTAGAAGGCACGCAAAAGATAAATGATAATTGGTATTTGGGTACTTATTTGCAAAACTTTAGAGATATTAGCCGTGGTATTAGAAGCAGAGTTAATGATTTTTCTTATGGGTTATTAATTAAGCGTGATATTCCGAGTAATGGTATGTTTTGGGAATCTCGCTTAGGTATGAGTGGAAATACATTTGAGGCGCGTTTTGAAGGGGGATTTCGGTTTTAAGTAAAGTAGATAATTTATTTTTTAGGGCAATCTCAATGCAACAAACTGCTAACATTTCAATTATTATTCCTACTCTCAACGAAGCCGATAATATTTCAGGCGCGATCGCCAGCACTCAATCTGGTAAAAATATAGAAGTGATTGTCGTCGATGGTGGCTCGTCTGATGACACAATCAAAATTGCTCAGTCTTTGGGTGCGAAAGTGATTTCCTCACCGCCTGGACGCGCAAAGCAAATGAATGCAGGTGCGGCGGTGGCTAGTGGTGATGTGTTGCTATTTCTTCATGCAGATACTCGTTTACCTGTTGGCTTTGATATTTTGATTTGCACAGCTTTACAACAACCGGGAGTAGTGGCTGGTGCATTTGATTTGCAGATTGATCACCCAGCTTTTGGGTTAAGGTTGGTGGAGTTGGGTGTAAAATTGCGATCGCGTTTTTTCCAAATGCCCTACGGTGATCAAGCAATTTTTTTAACTCCAGAAATATTCCAAAAAATTGGCAATTTTCCTGAACTCCCTATCATGGAAGACTTTGAATTAATCCGTCGGTTAAATTCTACAGGACGCATTGTAATTATCAATACGCCAGTAGTAACTTCAGCGCGGAGATGGTTGCAAAAGGGAATTGTGAAAACTACCTTACTCAATCAAATTATTGTGCTTGCTTATTTGTTTGGCGTGTCACCAGCCCGCATTCGTAGTTGGTATCGTCGGGAAAAATTTAAGCAGAATTAAGCTATTTCTTATTTAAATGGAGTATTTTAGTTAAAAGAGAGATACCAGCACAAATAATTTAGGATGAAAAAATTATGGTGACACAACCACAGCCTAAATTCCAAGGTAAGCTTAAATTTATTTTATTAGTGATACTTGTCGCCGCCTTGGTTATTACTGCTAGGTTTCTTAATTTTTCAGTATTTTTTACTAATTTAGTTACCTATGTCAACAGCCTGGGAATTTGGGGCATTGTTGCATATATAGGTATTTATAACTTAGCGACATTATTATTTATTCCTGGTTCAGTTTTAACTTTAAAAGCTGGCTGTTTATTTGGCGTATTTTGGGGTTCTGTATATGTATTAATTGCAGCCATCATTGGGGCAGTTTTAGCCTTTATGATTGGGCGTTATTTTTCTAGAAATTGGGTATCCAAGCAAATTGAGCAACACCCTAAATTAAAAGCCATTGATGTCGCAGTAGCCAAAGAAGGATGGAAAATTGTCTTGCTAACAAGATTATGTCCTTTATTTCCCTTTAACTTATTAAATTACTTTTTTGGTGTCACGCAAGTTTCCCTTAAAGATTATATATTAGGTTCTTTTGGGATTCTGCCAGGGACAGTTATGTATGTCTATATGGGGACATTAGCGGGCAATTTAGCTATGACTAATATGTCCAGTCAAACACTTACACCTGAAGCCAAAACTTATCAATTAATTATGCAGATAATTGGCTTAATTGCAACTGTGGCTGTAACTATTTATATTACCAAAATTGCCCAAAAAGCTTTGTCGCAAAGTATGGCAGTTACAGAAACAGTTCAAGAAAAGAATCAATAATATTTTAGACTAATGGCAGAAGTCCAGAATTTGTAAATAAATATATTTTGATTTAATAAAATGAAAAACAAATTTTTAGTAAATAATTATCATTGGCCGAGCTTGGTTAAAGCTTACCAATTACTTATATTAGCTGTAATGACTGTGGCGATCGCCATTTTATTTCATCCAGAATCAGCCATTGCCCAAACAGCAGTACAAAGTAATACATTGAATCCCCAAACCCTGTTACGTGATGCTTTACAATGGATTGATAGTCAAGGAACAGTAGGTGCGATCGCGTTTATTGGATTGTATATTATTGCCACTGTGGCTTTCTTACCTGGGTCAATTCTTACCTTGGGCGCAGGCGTTGTGTTTGGTGTTGTTTGGGGTTCTTTATATGTATTTATTGGTGCAACTTTAGGGGCGACAGCAGCATTTTTAGTAGGACGTTATTTAGCGAGAAATTGGGTTGCAAATAAAATTTCCAATCATCAAAACTTTAGCGCCATTGACCGCGCCGTTAGTCGAGAAGGATTAAAAATTGTTTTATTAACTCGACTTTCGCCTATATTTCCCTTCAACTTATTAAACTATGCCTTTGGTGTTACAGGAGTTTCCCTAAAAGATTATTTTATTGGTTCAATCGGGATGATTCCTGGCACAATTATGTATGTTTATATTGGTTCCTTAGCCGGGAATTTGGCATTAATTGGTACTGAAGGTCAACCGAGTAATTCTACCGTACAATGGGCAATTCGGGTCATCGGTTTTATTGCCACAGTTGCAGTTACTGTTTATGTTACTCGCATTGCCCGGAAAGCTTTAGCAGAAGAAGTAAAAATAAACGATGAAGCACCTAGCCCCGACGAATGGAATTCGCGGCTATAAAAACGTAGACGCGCAAGCGGCTTCGTTTGGTGCAAGATGTAGAATATACAAATTTATTCATATTGATTTGGTATTACATTTCACACTTCATACTTCATACTTCACACTTCAAACTATGTCTAATTCAGAATTATCAAGAGTTATCGTCCGTCCAGTAGATGAATACAATCAAAAATTAGTTTCTTATGTACATCCGCCAGATTGGGTAAATCCACAGCCTGCCGATTGTTATGATTTAGTAGTTATTGGTGCAGGAACAGCCGGCTTAGTTGTTGCTGCGGGTGCAGCAGGTTTAGATTTAGGTTTAAAAGTCGCATTAATTGAAAAGCATCTCATGGGGGGAGATTGCTTGAATGTGGGTTGTGTACCATCAAAATCTATTATTCGTTCTGCGCGGGTAATTGGTGAAATTTGGCACGCCAAAAATTTAGGAAT
This window contains:
- a CDS encoding TIGR04283 family arsenosugar biosynthesis glycosyltransferase; translation: MQQTANISIIIPTLNEADNISGAIASTQSGKNIEVIVVDGGSSDDTIKIAQSLGAKVISSPPGRAKQMNAGAAVASGDVLLFLHADTRLPVGFDILICTALQQPGVVAGAFDLQIDHPAFGLRLVELGVKLRSRFFQMPYGDQAIFLTPEIFQKIGNFPELPIMEDFELIRRLNSTGRIVIINTPVVTSARRWLQKGIVKTTLLNQIIVLAYLFGVSPARIRSWYRREKFKQN
- a CDS encoding TVP38/TMEM64 family protein → MTVAIAILFHPESAIAQTAVQSNTLNPQTLLRDALQWIDSQGTVGAIAFIGLYIIATVAFLPGSILTLGAGVVFGVVWGSLYVFIGATLGATAAFLVGRYLARNWVANKISNHQNFSAIDRAVSREGLKIVLLTRLSPIFPFNLLNYAFGVTGVSLKDYFIGSIGMIPGTIMYVYIGSLAGNLALIGTEGQPSNSTVQWAIRVIGFIATVAVTVYVTRIARKALAEEVKINDEAPSPDEWNSRL
- a CDS encoding TVP38/TMEM64 family protein → MVTQPQPKFQGKLKFILLVILVAALVITARFLNFSVFFTNLVTYVNSLGIWGIVAYIGIYNLATLLFIPGSVLTLKAGCLFGVFWGSVYVLIAAIIGAVLAFMIGRYFSRNWVSKQIEQHPKLKAIDVAVAKEGWKIVLLTRLCPLFPFNLLNYFFGVTQVSLKDYILGSFGILPGTVMYVYMGTLAGNLAMTNMSSQTLTPEAKTYQLIMQIIGLIATVAVTIYITKIAQKALSQSMAVTETVQEKNQ